In Pedobacter sp. W3I1, one DNA window encodes the following:
- the rpsO gene encoding 30S ribosomal protein S15 gives MYLSPEKKAVIFKEHGKVETNTGSAEGQVALFTYRIAHLTEHLKKNRKDFSTQLSLQKLVGKRRGILAYLYKKDIERYRAIIKALSLRDIIKQK, from the coding sequence ATGTATTTAAGTCCAGAGAAAAAAGCTGTAATCTTTAAAGAGCACGGCAAAGTAGAAACCAACACGGGTTCTGCAGAAGGTCAAGTAGCGTTATTTACATACCGTATTGCGCACTTAACAGAACACTTAAAGAAAAATCGTAAAGATTTCTCTACTCAGTTGTCACTTCAAAAATTGGTAGGTAAACGCCGCGGTATTTTGGCTTACCTATACAAAAAAGATATTGAGCGCTATCGTGCTATCATCAAAGCTTTATCGCTTCGTGATATCATCAAACAAAAATAA
- a CDS encoding carboxypeptidase-like regulatory domain-containing protein: MLKFRLILFLLIAGCGFAIAQPLVRVSGIVYSDEKLPLSQVTVIVLGQAQSTVTDEFGVYTIYSKSKTFSIKYSLLGYQPQTIKFNERSGSRITKQVNLIPNINELEQVNITNKQNQLSNTTTINIADVSSMPLVSGNFETMLKTLPGVSTNNELSAQYSVRGGNFDENLIYINDVEINRPVLIRNGQQEGLSFINSDLVSKAKFSAGGFEAKYGDKLSSILDIRYDKPDSNQTIFSTSLLNTSLTTKKDIQKQLSFGWFTL, encoded by the coding sequence ATGCTCAAATTTCGGCTGATCCTTTTCCTTTTAATTGCTGGTTGCGGTTTTGCTATAGCTCAGCCTTTAGTTAGAGTTTCGGGGATAGTTTATAGCGATGAAAAGTTGCCATTGTCTCAGGTTACCGTTATCGTTCTCGGACAGGCGCAATCAACAGTTACAGATGAATTTGGTGTATATACCATTTATTCAAAATCTAAAACATTTAGCATTAAATATTCGCTTCTGGGTTATCAACCTCAAACGATAAAGTTTAATGAGCGCTCAGGGTCGCGGATTACCAAACAGGTAAATTTAATACCCAATATTAATGAATTAGAGCAGGTTAACATTACCAATAAACAGAATCAGCTAAGTAATACCACTACCATTAATATTGCAGATGTTTCATCAATGCCATTGGTTTCCGGCAATTTTGAAACCATGCTCAAAACGCTGCCTGGTGTATCTACAAATAACGAATTAAGTGCCCAATATAGCGTTCGGGGAGGCAACTTTGATGAAAATCTGATTTACATAAACGATGTAGAAATTAACCGGCCAGTGTTGATCCGCAACGGACAGCAGGAAGGGTTAAGTTTTATCAATTCAGATCTGGTGAGTAAAGCAAAATTCTCTGCAGGTGGCTTTGAAGCGAAATACGGTGATAAACTTTCATCGATTTTAGATATCAGGTATGATAAGCCCGATAGTAATCAAACTATTTTTAGTACCAGTCTTTTAAATACCTCGTTAACTACTAAAAAAGATATTCAAAAACAGCTTTCTTTTGGCTGGTTTACGCTATAA
- the pnp gene encoding polyribonucleotide nucleotidyltransferase: MNVIKKSFDLGDGRIVEIETGKLAKQADGSVVVKMGDTMLLATVVSTVGAKPGTDFLPLSVDYQEKYAATGRIPGGFLRREARLSDYEVLISRLVDRALRPMFPSDYHSDTQVMISLISADKDIMPDCLAGLAASAALSVSDIPFNGPISEVRVAKIDGKLVINPLASDLERATLEFMVAGSANDIGMVEGECDEIQEDEMVEALKFAHDAIKVQCAVQVELTEATGKTVKREYSHEDHDADLKAKVYADTYDKVYAVAKAGGNKDVRKEGFTAIINEFFEAMPEDTADLTKAMVKHYYHDVQYDAIRNLLLDEGIRLDGRKTTEIRPIWSEVGYLPAAHGSAVFTRGETQSLTSVTLGSKDDEQMIDGAFFNGYNKFLLHYNFPGFSTGEVRPNRGAGRREIGHGALAQRSLKKVLPQGEANPYTIRIVSDILESNGSSSMATVCAGTLALMDAGIKIKSPVSGIAMGLITDEKTGKYAILSDILGDEDHLGDMDFKVTGTENGIVACQMDLKINGLSYEVLTKALLQAKEGRLHILNEMKKTISSPNEDYKPHAPRIVSLTIDKEFIGAIIGPGGKIIQEMQRETGASISIEEVDGKGIVEVFADNKAAIDAAVTRIRNIVAKPEIGEVYQGKVKSIMPFGAFVEVMPGKDGLLHISEISWERLETMDGVLKEGDKIEVKLLDIDKQGKMKLSRKVLLPRPEKPAAPQA; encoded by the coding sequence ATGAATGTAATAAAAAAATCGTTCGATTTGGGCGATGGCAGAATTGTAGAAATTGAAACTGGTAAATTGGCTAAACAAGCTGATGGTTCGGTTGTGGTAAAAATGGGCGATACGATGTTGTTAGCAACGGTAGTATCAACTGTTGGTGCTAAACCAGGTACTGATTTTTTACCTTTATCGGTTGATTATCAGGAAAAATATGCGGCTACAGGCCGTATTCCAGGAGGCTTTTTACGTCGTGAGGCAAGATTATCTGATTACGAGGTGTTAATCTCTCGTTTAGTGGATAGAGCTTTACGCCCAATGTTCCCAAGTGATTATCACTCTGATACACAGGTGATGATTTCTCTAATCTCTGCTGATAAAGATATAATGCCAGATTGTTTGGCAGGTTTAGCAGCATCTGCTGCATTATCAGTTTCTGATATCCCTTTTAACGGTCCAATTTCTGAAGTACGCGTTGCTAAAATTGATGGTAAATTGGTAATCAATCCATTGGCCAGCGATTTAGAGCGTGCAACTTTAGAGTTTATGGTTGCTGGTTCAGCTAACGATATAGGCATGGTTGAAGGTGAGTGTGATGAAATTCAGGAAGACGAAATGGTTGAGGCTTTAAAATTTGCACACGATGCAATTAAAGTTCAATGCGCCGTTCAGGTTGAATTAACGGAGGCTACTGGTAAAACCGTTAAACGTGAATACAGTCATGAAGACCATGATGCTGATTTAAAAGCTAAAGTTTATGCTGATACTTACGATAAAGTTTACGCTGTAGCAAAAGCAGGGGGCAATAAAGATGTTCGCAAAGAAGGTTTCACTGCCATTATTAATGAATTCTTCGAAGCAATGCCAGAAGATACAGCAGATTTAACTAAAGCAATGGTTAAACATTATTATCATGATGTTCAGTACGATGCCATTAGAAATCTATTGTTAGATGAAGGTATCCGTTTAGATGGTCGTAAGACTACAGAAATCCGCCCAATCTGGAGTGAAGTTGGTTATTTACCTGCTGCACACGGTTCGGCTGTATTTACACGTGGCGAAACACAATCATTAACTTCAGTTACTTTAGGTAGCAAAGATGATGAGCAAATGATTGATGGTGCTTTCTTTAATGGTTACAATAAATTCTTATTGCACTATAATTTCCCTGGTTTCTCAACTGGTGAGGTTAGACCAAACAGAGGCGCTGGCCGTAGAGAAATTGGTCACGGTGCTTTAGCACAACGTTCATTGAAAAAAGTATTGCCTCAAGGTGAAGCAAATCCTTATACGATCCGTATTGTTTCTGATATTTTAGAATCTAACGGTTCATCATCAATGGCAACTGTTTGTGCTGGTACATTAGCATTAATGGATGCAGGTATTAAAATCAAATCGCCGGTATCGGGTATTGCAATGGGTTTAATTACCGATGAGAAAACTGGTAAATATGCAATCCTTTCTGATATTTTAGGTGATGAAGATCATTTAGGTGATATGGACTTTAAAGTAACTGGTACCGAAAACGGTATTGTTGCTTGTCAGATGGACTTAAAAATAAACGGTTTATCTTACGAAGTTTTAACTAAAGCTTTGCTACAGGCTAAAGAAGGTCGTTTACACATCTTAAACGAGATGAAGAAAACCATCAGCTCACCTAACGAAGATTACAAACCACATGCTCCGCGTATTGTTTCTTTAACAATTGATAAAGAATTTATCGGTGCAATTATCGGCCCTGGAGGTAAAATTATCCAGGAAATGCAACGCGAAACTGGTGCTTCAATTTCTATCGAAGAAGTTGATGGCAAAGGTATTGTAGAAGTATTTGCAGATAACAAAGCAGCTATTGATGCGGCGGTTACCCGTATCCGTAACATCGTTGCTAAACCAGAAATTGGCGAAGTTTACCAAGGTAAAGTAAAATCAATTATGCCATTCGGTGCATTTGTTGAGGTTATGCCAGGTAAAGATGGTTTATTACACATCTCTGAAATTTCATGGGAACGTTTAGAAACCATGGACGGTGTATTAAAAGAAGGTGATAAAATCGAGGTTAAATTATTAGACATCGATAAACAAGGTAAAATGAAACTTTCTCGCAAAGTTTTATTGCCAAGACCAGAAAAACCAGCTGCGCCACAAGCGTAA
- the rpe gene encoding ribulose-phosphate 3-epimerase, with product MKYIIAPSILSADFGNLQRDIEMINHSEADWFHVDVMDGVFVPNISFGFPVMAAVKKHATKPLDVHLMIVEPDKFIGEFAKAGADRITVHYEACTHLHRTIQLIKASGCKAGVALNPHTPVTLLQDVIEDLDLVLIMSVNPGFGGQAFIHNTYKKIKDLKALIQGVNENLIIEVDGGVGLQNIATLASAGANAFVAGNAIFATDNPSETISKMKSLTVSVINI from the coding sequence ATGAAATACATCATTGCCCCATCTATACTTTCTGCTGATTTCGGCAACTTACAGCGCGATATTGAAATGATTAACCACAGTGAGGCCGATTGGTTCCACGTTGATGTGATGGATGGTGTTTTTGTGCCCAATATTTCCTTCGGTTTCCCGGTAATGGCTGCAGTAAAAAAGCATGCTACTAAACCGTTGGATGTACACTTAATGATTGTGGAGCCTGATAAATTTATCGGTGAATTTGCGAAAGCAGGAGCGGATCGAATCACCGTACATTACGAAGCGTGCACACACCTGCATAGAACTATTCAGTTAATTAAAGCATCTGGCTGCAAGGCTGGTGTGGCTTTGAACCCTCATACGCCAGTAACCTTATTGCAGGATGTAATTGAAGATCTTGACCTGGTACTCATCATGTCGGTTAATCCTGGTTTCGGCGGGCAAGCTTTCATTCACAATACCTACAAGAAAATAAAGGATTTAAAGGCCTTAATTCAAGGGGTAAACGAAAACTTAATTATTGAGGTTGATGGAGGCGTTGGTTTGCAAAATATTGCTACATTAGCATCAGCAGGTGCCAATGCTTTTGTGGCTGGAAATGCAATTTTTGCCACGGATAATCCATCAGAAACCATTTCCAAAATGAAAAGCCTGACAGTTAGCGTTATAAATATTTAA
- a CDS encoding TonB-dependent receptor, producing MEEIVLNTQIFASEIKVDQNFNNHVFSWGLKFDNSKYNDQLNEYNYTDSAGFILPDNSKNIILQNVINMQNNIDIKNYSTYIQDSYSLSNSAELQLGARATYSSLSKQLLISPRMLIAYRPNSNNKILRFSAGVYKQPPSYRTIRDFSGVLNINQKAQSSYNTSLGYEYAFDAFGTRLKFTSEAYFKYSDRLIPYKIDNLRIKYLANEVSRGYAYGADFSIGGEFVKDLVSYFRMSVMHANEDIIDDSYVQNGTTIYPGYLKRPTDQRLNFSIFFQDRLLNSPTYKVHLNALYGSRLPIGPSQTPRYLDKFFIPSYKRVDIGFSKDFLDDAALHKPKFLDKNFSSVILFFEVFNMLNIDNTVSYLWLKDVDNVQYAIPNYLTGRQFNLKLIVKLKN from the coding sequence ATGGAAGAAATAGTTTTAAATACCCAAATCTTTGCTTCTGAAATAAAAGTAGATCAGAATTTTAACAATCATGTTTTTTCCTGGGGTTTAAAATTCGATAATTCGAAATATAACGACCAATTGAACGAGTACAATTACACTGATTCTGCGGGTTTTATTTTACCGGACAATTCGAAAAACATTATTTTGCAAAATGTGATTAACATGCAAAATAATATCGACATCAAAAACTACAGTACCTATATTCAGGATAGTTATTCGCTTTCAAATTCGGCAGAACTGCAATTAGGGGCTCGCGCTACATACAGTTCGTTAAGCAAACAATTGCTCATCAGTCCGAGGATGCTAATTGCTTACCGCCCCAATTCGAACAATAAAATTTTAAGGTTTTCTGCCGGTGTTTATAAACAACCGCCTTCCTACAGAACCATTCGTGATTTTTCGGGCGTGCTCAATATCAATCAGAAGGCACAAAGTTCTTATAACACTTCATTGGGTTATGAATATGCGTTTGATGCCTTTGGAACAAGATTGAAGTTTACTTCTGAAGCTTACTTTAAATATTCAGATCGATTAATTCCTTATAAAATCGATAATCTGAGAATTAAATACCTGGCGAATGAAGTGTCGCGTGGTTACGCTTATGGTGCAGATTTTAGTATTGGCGGCGAGTTTGTTAAAGATCTGGTTTCTTATTTCAGAATGTCGGTAATGCATGCCAATGAAGATATTATTGATGATAGTTATGTTCAAAATGGAACGACAATTTATCCGGGTTATTTAAAACGACCAACAGATCAACGCCTGAATTTTTCCATATTTTTTCAGGACAGGCTGTTGAATAGCCCGACATATAAAGTACACCTTAATGCACTTTATGGTTCTCGTTTACCAATTGGACCATCGCAAACACCAAGATATTTGGATAAGTTTTTTATCCCATCGTATAAGCGTGTAGATATCGGTTTTTCCAAAGATTTTCTTGATGACGCCGCACTACACAAACCTAAATTCCTGGACAAAAATTTCAGTTCAGTTATTCTTTTTTTCGAGGTTTTTAATATGCTGAATATCGATAATACTGTTTCTTACTTATGGCTGAAAGATGTAGATAATGTACAGTATGCAATTCCTAATTATTTAACAGGTAGGCAGTTTAACCTGAAATTGATTGTGAAGTTGAAAAACTAA